The sequence TGTTATTTCCTTTTGCACAACTTCTTCTTGTGTGAAACTATTTATTTAACTTCATGCatatatttttgtcttaatCTTATAGTTGAGATTATTCTCCCCATTATGTAAAATATCTCACCTTTAATCGGgtcttgaaaatgttttgtgtatttgttatCATTTCGatcaactgattttttttttcttgcgtTAACCCCGCCCCCACGGACTGTCTTTTAAAGGAAAACGTTTGTCCCACGTGTCTCCTAGCTGTTGCACAGAAACATCACGAGTGGCTGCTACAAATACAGCACATGGTAGCGTTTGGCAGGGACTTGTAAACTACGGACACAACCGGACCTCAAACTCGAAGTCGTTTGTCTTTGTGGGAAGCTGCGAGTGAGCTCTACTTTTGAGAGTTTGAGTTGAGGgctttaaaagagaaaaaaaacatttgtcccACTCCGCTTGCAGCAGAGAGCTAGCATGTCGACTggcacaaatacaacaaaaagcTGCCCCATCCCCACCAGGGTGCTCACCCTGAAGGACTGGTCCCAGCTACCCGACTGCTACAGCCAGACACCCGGGGGGACCCTCTTCTCCACCACGCCTGGAGGTAAGGATGTGTTCACTTTAGATAATCTTTTTACCACATTTAGTCTGCTTTTGTTCCCTGAAATGTGTTCATCCCAAAGGACACGTTAGATAGAAATAATCCGACTAACTGCATTAACTCTATAGTTTGTGCATACGTGCAGATATTCACGATACAATCTCGCGAGACGCTGCaaacaatacacacatgctTTAAAAGCTGATTTAAGTATCACATTTACAGGAATGCATTTTATCTATATACTACAAAAAATTAGCATTTTAAAGTGTACTTAATTTTTAACCAAAACATCTGATAAAGTTGGATCAATGCCTTGTTGCTGCCTTGTCAACAAGTTGGAATTGTTGTTTACCACATGAAACCATGAAGTAATTCCACACATTAATAGTGTGTTGTCTGCACAGcatctttatttattgtttttgatgttgctaattttataattacaatcatatatttttcatagtaacacaaacatcttttttttcattgctgaCAGCAGAACAATacatgactgacagaaaatatataCATGAATATCGGTGTACACGtggttaaaatgaaaacatgacttTTCACACACATTCTAAGTCTGAGCACAGCAGTCAGTCCCTTGTCGCTGCAGCAAAAACACGGATGTCCACAGACAACAAGAGCTGTTGAACCCGTGACTTGTGATTTGAAGAGGGTGAATATATCCAGCTACCAGAACAGCAGAATGATTGGCCTCAGCAGCAGTGGAGAAGTTTTAGGCCATCCAATCCTTGCAGCTCTCTGCTTTTCAGGAACAGGAGAGAACATTCTGTACAagtaaagaggaggaggaggaaaaataaatgtctAATGCATTGAGACTAtgtgcaagatttttttttttctgtgccaaGAACGAGAGTGCTGATAAACACGACAGCACTGATAAACACTGTGTAGGAAGTTGCAACACGGAACGTTTTGACTTGAATTCCTCTTAAAGGGCAAGACATTACACTTTACTGGGGTCATGCCATGTGTTGCTGGTATGACACCTTTTTTACATAACTGCTCTGTGCTCTAATGCTACCTTGAAATGCACTGCTTGTGCTATAGCTTTGCATTCCAGTCCCCTTTTCTCGCCCCAAttgccccccctccctccactctGCTTTGCTTCCCTTTGTCCAGGATGAACTGCTCACCACGCAGTTATTACATAACATGTTTTTCCTTGTAGAGAGGGTGACCAGATACTGCACAGGACGGTTCGTTCAAACTCCAATAAAGAATAATACGAGCAGCTGACCACTCCTAGACTTGGTCATGTCCTGGTCAAACTTATGACAACATACCATTTATGACTCTGTTTTTGCTGAGAGTCCAAATGGAGACAGATGCAAAACATGCTGAGTTTGTTTAAGATGTGGCAAGCTGCGGTTTTATGTGGCTTTGAATTTCCTCTGTTTGAAAAACTGACTGATCGATGTTGGTAAAGAAGACTTGAGGCAGAGCCAACCTTTAGATACATACCGTGGTATGTTTTGTCAGCTGTCAGCGGTAAAGCTTTTGCCCAGTCGAAGATCGAAACATGTGGCTTTAATCTTGAAGCCTTATGCTTCAAGGAGAGAATGTTTTGTGCTCTGATTTCCTAGAACTCACTGCATTGGCAACCTTCATCCCTCCCCTCTGCGCACACCCACAGACGCGCAcatagcaaacacacacaaccccccttttctctcacttctctctcactcagaTCCCCTCCAGGAGAGGATAATAATGCTTAGAAAGATCAGAtttgatgtttgtttactgCAGGTTAAACACCAGATCGTTTTCTCTCTCATTAACACAGGTACCCGCATCATCTATGACAGGAAGTTTCTGTTGGATTGTCGAAACTCACCTCTTGCCCGGACACCCCCATGCTGTCTGCCCCAGATCCCAGGGGTAACGGTACCTGCTACGCACCCCATGGGAAAATTGCAGGATCTgaaagaggaggcagaggaggaagagaaggacaTTGCAGGTAAACATACAACTAACATACTAGATATTGTTTTCTCAGAGCTTGACAGGATTTAGAGATAGATGGTGCTAACACAGAGATCCGTACCATAACAAAGAAAAGGTTCATACATCTCTCATGCCTTCTTTGCttttatgaaatcaaaatatccCCCACAGTGCATCATTTTGTAGTCACTCTAATAAGTGAACTAACAAATACTGATTCCTTACTTATGGCAGGCTTTTCTGACTTTGTTATAGTGAACTTGAAAGCCTTAATTTTTTGTCCCCACCATCAGTCTTCATTTTACTTTGTCACAAGTGTTATTCAACATGTGTTAATACAGCAGATAGGTGCTGCATGTGTTCCTGCAGTGCCACTTTTGTAGCGCAGCAGTTGTGCTGTGCCTTCATGAGCCTAACCTAGCCTTTAGcaccttttttaaaactaaGCCAGTAGCTTATTACTCAACAAGCATTATATATGACATACTGCATATGATAGGctttctttatctgtcttttaatttgttgttaCTGTCAGGTTGGCAACAATATCTACAGTTATTTAGCAAATCTGGAGCTTTACTgaattttctgcattttgaatAACCTTCTCCAGAAGATGTATATTGGTGGAGATGAAAGGACCTTGTATTTGCAATGAATCTAGTGTGGGGGGCTTTTCATGTCAGTGTGACCCAAGGTTTGGGATCTCGGGCAAGTTGAGACAGTAGTGCGAAATACATCCAACCATCAATCTGTCCTCCATTCCTCCTGTCAAACTCAAGTCCATGAGGATTAAGCTCGacctcctttttcctctctctcccttgtctGAGTTGGTAAACACACAAAGCATGTAGTGGGTTTCTGGTTTAAGGACTACACCCTTTTAGTcaagtgtttatgttttttcttgccaGTTATGAATGTATTGATAAGGGCTGTAGCTTGTTCCCTTCTCTGCGGTCCGTTAAGGTGTGGTTGATCTCGGGGTACAAAACTGTCAAttatctctctgtttttaatctgaactgtttcttctctccctttttcaACAGATGACAGCCAGTTTGAGATGGACATCTGAGCTCCAGTATTACCTCCTGTGGAGAGTTATTAGTTAAAACGCCTCCATGGTCATTCATGACCGTAATGCATTACAttataaagctttttttcacctttttttttaaaataaaagcttttgtgAGGAACCAAAAAGAATGGGGCAAAGTTAGAAAACTAGGGTGTTTTTTGACCCTAAAAAAGTGTGTTAGGCCAAGAAATGGTATTAAATGGGTTGATTGGTTGCTCTCTCACttcagagctgcagcaggatTGAAAAAATCCATTTTGATTTCACTTTTATATCTTTTGTAAATAAGAAAATTGTACTATGTAGCCTATTTTTTAAGTTGGGGAATATAAGATGATTACATTAAGACATGTAAAGTAGGGTTTTTCACTGCAAGCatcgttttgttttgttctttttccccCAAAAAGGAAGGTATACTTTCTTTGTCTCCTAACTTTGGGGGTCAGGGCCTACTGAAAATCAGCTCCTGTTTTTCTATGGAAGGAgattaaatgtgaataatttcaAATAAAGGCTATTCAAACTGTCAATggcatgtcttttttttttttttttttgtatatagcattcattttattttgagcAATGTTCAGGACTGTGTTAATTGCAGCAATTATATAGATGGTCCATTCAGTCATATACTCAGTATATGTTTATTCCCTCCTATTTTGTCTTTATCTTATCATAGATCTTCATATTGTCATATAGGGCTCAACTATGTACAATTTTAACATCCAGTCTATATGTTGCATACTGATAACACATTTGTTGATGAAACAAGTCCTCAAGTAGTCATTAACCAAACCATTTACATCTAATTTAGAgtgagtttctttttttgtgtcaccCATAGGTCAATACATAATGCTTTCTAAGAGCATCAGGGAAAATCTGTGGGTTATGTACTGTTGCCTAGCTTACAGTACATGGCTAACGGGGACTTATTTTCATGAATAGGATTTAGTTCCTTGCAGCCTCATAACACCACACCTTGTGTAATGGAAAAGCATGTGACATAGAAACCTACATGTTGAGCAGTGAATGAGTTGCATAACAGTTTCATCTATGGATCAGTATGTTTTTCTCCACCAGTGGAGTTAACTCCcctcacacatgcagacagacttAGCACATCTATGTTGAACTGATTTAGCAGCTAAGCAGTAACTTCAAGCTAAGTTATTAGCATTAAAGTCAAACATAAGACTGatgtataaaatgtaacaaCAATGTATGCTGCTCAAGATGGGAAATTGAGCtgtcagaaaaatacattaacaaCTGATGGTACTTGACTAATATAATATATGAGCCATATAAGACAAAAGATGTAAGCATTTCTGAACTCCACCACTAACTTTAAAATGGGCTGACAACTACCCAGAACCATGTACACAGTGTATTTGGCTTCTCGCACTGTATCAGCTGGGTCAGGGCTAGGTATGCCTGTACTGATCTGTAGATTAGAGACCGAGTGTTGGAGTAGGCCTGGTCTTAAGGAATGAGGGCAGCTGCAGCCCAAAGGCCAGACATATTGAGACCACTCTGCAGTGTGGGGGTAGGGTGTGACACCTGCTGGTATCCGACCAAGCATTTATCTCAGATATATGATTGAGGATTTACTGAACACCCATAAATTACGTTGAGGCAGATATGACATAAGTGTTCGCTACAGCACTGATGACCCCCCCGCAATTTGGAGTGTAAAGCTGTTGCTGTTTTCAGTTCTGTGCAGGACTCAAGTCATGAGAATAGATCCCTGTGCCTCAAGTGTATGTTGGTGATGTAGGTCAGTCTGCTCAGCTGTTCTCTTCCCATGGTCTTAGAGATGTGACTAGGGACCAGTATGCAGTGACTAACCACCGATGTTTGAACAGGAGGTTCTGATTTATTGACTTATATTTGATAATAAGACAGTTTTAACCAACATGCACCCAACAGTCGGCCCATTGCAGTTCTTTCGGGAGCATCCAAAGTAAACTCCATATGCCATATTGTTGCTGTGCCCTTCAGCAAATACTGGACCTAAACAGGTGATACCCCAACAAATGATAAGATagcattttttccccaaaagTCAGGGTAATACCTTATCAGTCTACAGTTTGTGTGCACTTGGACAGTTTTTGTGAAACGTGCCTGTTGACCTGTATGTGTTGTTTGAacaactgtctgtgtgtgcgtttgtgcgGTCCACGTGAGAATAAGGCCAGGTGCCAGGTACTGTAAGtatggaaaaacaacacatgctTCCGTCAtgaagtttgtttgtttttttgagggaTTTCCTCTTTTTGAGATGAGGtatgaaactgaaaatgataCTAGGGAGTACTTCACAAACCTCACTGTTCTTGTGCACACATGTGTTCCAAGCACATGTTTGCTgttgacacacagagagaactAGGTGAACGGTcatttttctacatttactGATACACAGAATCTGAAGTATTcatctcattttctattttgggATGGACACCACAAACACAGCCTTGATGTCCAGTAATCACAGTCCTTTTGGTTGACTTAAAACTTttccatacacacatatagCACTGACCAGAATTATACATTTCAACCACAGCTAGAGCAACATGacattcattttatatttagaaTTAACTGAATCTACACAAAGCATAAACAAACCCAGAGAATTCCTTCACCTTCATCAATAGTGATGTTAACTGATGATGGCTCAAAAAAGCTTTCTTATGATTGAAAAATCATGGCTTAAGATGAAACAAATGCACATGTGTCTTTGTGATTAcaggttttatattttgttttcatttggatAAAAACTCACCAGTATATGCATGTTTCATAAAAGCACGTGCTATGTGAAATGTGCCTTCATAAAGGTGACT comes from Thunnus maccoyii chromosome 8, fThuMac1.1, whole genome shotgun sequence and encodes:
- the eif4ebp3l gene encoding eukaryotic translation initiation factor 4E-binding protein 3-like, whose translation is MSTGTNTTKSCPIPTRVLTLKDWSQLPDCYSQTPGGTLFSTTPGGTRIIYDRKFLLDCRNSPLARTPPCCLPQIPGVTVPATHPMGKLQDLKEEAEEEEKDIADDSQFEMDI